The following are encoded together in the Heliangelus exortis chromosome 15, bHelExo1.hap1, whole genome shotgun sequence genome:
- the PDGFRB gene encoding platelet-derived growth factor receptor beta, with product MELVVLCLPLKASLRLLILTGLLEVTSGGSGLHIEPGDTELVLSLHSTFSLLCYGNGALSWERDGQPLSASLEHQDGVFISNLTLRNVTGRDTGEYACTYSPDQAPEPVERKALYIYVPDPSLVFLPTINSEELFIFITGYTEAIIPCRVTNPQMQVTLYEKKVENPIPAVYDPQQGFKGFFEDKTYFCRTIVDDQEVDSDTFYVYRIQVSSVNVSISAVQTIVRQGENVTLMCTVSGNELVNFNWDYPRKQAGKIVEPVTDFLPGSTHEIRSILVIQNAELEDSGTYVCNVSEGYHEKTDLKDITVHVIERGFVRFHTRLPSTVYAEVHKSHTIQVEMEAYPQPSIVWLKNNQTLTMESSSEFTITSRNLSETRYQTALVLVRVKQEEGGFYTIRASNEDDEQELSFHLQINVPAKVVDLKENSSASSGEQIVTCSAEGMPQPEISWSTCSDIKWCSTKGQPTRLLGNESAEISLQTNATYQEERRVFRVNSTLQLHRVDEPLLLRCTVQNFLGINSQDITLVPHTLPFKVVIISIILALLVLTVISLIILIVLWQKKPRYEIRWKVIESVSSDGHEYIYVDPMQLPYDSSWEVPRDKLVLGRTLGSGAFGRVVEATAHGLSHSQSTMKVAVKMLKSTARSSEKQALMSELKIMSHLGPHLNIVNLLGACTKGGPIYIITEYCRYGDLVDYLHRNKHSFLQSYGDKARREAELYGNTPKEDHVQSHLSLSVESDGGYMDMSKDDSLDYVPMSDMKGEVKYADIESSNYGTPYELDSYSPAAPERTDRVTLINESPLLSYMDLVGFSFQVANGMEFLASKNCVHRDLAARNVLICEGKLVKICDFGLARDIMRDSNYISKGSTFLPLKWMAPESIFNNLYTTLSDVWSFGILLWEIFTLGGTPYPELPMNEQFYNAIKRGYRMSKPTHASDEIYDIMQKCWEEKFEIRPSFSQLVVLMGNLLVDCYRKRYQQVDEEFMKSDHPAVVRTRPTIPGLNNARLNPSSPPSSILYTAVHQNGGENDYIIPLPDPKPEAICDLPQEASISRASSTLNEANTSSTISCDSPLGLRQDEEQESDPQLGCQELTTGHQEVEESFL from the exons ATGGAGCTTGTCGTGCTGTGTCTCCCTCTGAAGGCATCTCTCAGGCTCCTCATCCTCACTG GTCTGCTGGAGGTAACGTCTGGTGGTAGTGGGCTGCACATCGAACCTGGAGACACTGAGCTTGTCCTCAGCCTTCACAGCACCTTTTCCCTCTTGTGCTATGGGAATGGTGCACTGTCCTGGGAAAGGGATGGTCAGCCCCTCAGTGCCTCACTGGAGCACCAGGATGGTGTCTTCATCAGCAATCTCACCCTCAGGAATGTGACAGGTCGTGACACCGGGGAGTATGCATGCACCTACAGCCCTGACCAGGCTCCAGAGCCAGTGGAGAGGAAAGCCCTGTACATCTATGTTCCAG ATCCATCCCTTGTGTTCCTCCCCACAATCAACTCTGAAGAGCTCTTCATCTTCATCACGGGCTACACAGAGGCCATCATCCCATGCCGTGTGACCAACCCACAGATGCAGGTGACACTCTATGAGAAAAAAGTGGAGAACCCTATCCCGGCTGTTTATGACCCACAACAGGGATTCAAAGGCTTCTTTGAGGATAAGACCTATTTCTGCCGGACGATTGTGGATGACCAGGAGGTGGATTCAGACACCTTCTACGTCTACAGGATCCAGG TCTCGTCCGTGAACGTCTCCATCAGTGCCGTGCAGACCATTGTGCGTCAGGGTGAAAATGTTACCCTGATGTGCACCGTGAGTGGCAACGAGCTGGTCAACTTCAACTGGGATTATCCCCGCAAGCAA GCAGGTAAAATTGTGGAGCCAGTGACTGATTTCCTGCCTGGATCCACCCACGAGATCCGCTCCATCCTCGTCATCCAGAATGCAGAGCTGGAGGACAGCGGGACCTACGTCTGCAATGTCTCTGAGGGCTACCATGAGAAAACAGACCTGAAAGACATCACAGTCCATGTGATTG AGCGTGGCTTTGTGCGTTTCCACACCCGCCTGCCCAGCACTGTGTATGCCGAGGTCCACAAGAGCCACACCATCCAGGTGGAGATGGAGGCCTACCCACAGCCAAGCATTGTGTGGCTGAAGAACAATCAGACACTGACCatggaaagcagcagtgagTTCACCATCACCAGCAGGAACCTGTCAGAAACCAG GTACCAGACAGCTCTGGTGCTGGTGCGGGTGAAGCAAGAAGAAGGAGGATTTTACACCATCCGGGCTTCCAATGAGGATGATGAGCAGGAGCTGTCCTTCCACCTACAGATAAATG TGCCAGCCAAAGTGGTGGATCTCAAGGAGaacagcagtgccagcagtggGGAGCAGATTGTAACGTGCTCTGCTGAAGGCATGCCCCAGCCAGAGATCAGCTGGTCTACTTGTAGTGACATCAAATG GTGCAGCACCAAGGGGCAGCCCACCCGGCTGCTGGGGAACGAGTCTGCAGAGATCAGTCTGCAGACCAACGCCACGTaccaggaggagaggagggtgTTCCGGGTGAacagcaccctgcagctccacagGGTGGACGAGCCCCTGCTCCTGAGGTGCACGGTGCAAAACTTCTTGGGCATCAACTCCCAGGACATCACTCTGGTCCCACACA CCTTGCCGTTCAAGGTGgtcatcatctccatcatcctGGCCTTGCTGGTCCTCACTGTCATCTCCCTGATCATCCTGATCGTCCTGTGGCAGAAG aAACCTCGCTATGAAATCCGCTGGAAGGTGATTGAGTCAGTCAGCTCTGATGGCCATGAGTACATCTATGTGGATCCCATGCAGCTCCCTTATGACTCCAGCTGGGAAGTACCCAGGGACAAGCTGGTGTTAG GACGCACTCTTGGCTCTGGTGCCTTTGGACGTGTGGTGGAGGCAACAGCCCATGGGCTGAGCCATTCACAGTCCACCATGAAAGTGGCAGTCAAAATGCTCAAGT CCACTGCCCGGAGCAGCGAGAAGCAAGCCCTCATGTCTGAGCTGAAGATCATGAGCCACCTGGGACCTCATCTCAACATTGTCAACTTGCTGGGGGCCTGCACCAAAGGAG GACCCATCTATATCATCACCGAGTACTGCCGCTACGGGGACCTGGTGGATTACCTGCACCGCAACAAGCACAGCTTCCTGCAGTCCTACGGGGACAAGGCCCGCAGGGAGGCAGAGCTCTATGGGAACACCCCCAAGGAGGACCATGTGCAGAG TCACCTCTCCTTGTCTGTCGAGAGTGATGGAGGCTACATGGACATGAGCAAGGATGACTCCTTGGATTATGTGCCCATGTCTGACATGAAGGGTGAAGTCAAATATGCTGACATTGAGTCCTCTAACTATGGCACTCCCTATGAGCTGGACAGCTACTCCCCAGCAG ctcctgaaagAACAGACCGGGTGACACTGATAAATGAGTCTCCACTCCTCAGCTACATGGACTTGGTGGGCTTCAGCTTCCAGGTGGCCAATGGGATGGAGTTTCTGGCTTCCAAAAAT TGCGTGCATCGTGACTTGGCTGCCAGGAACGTCCTCATCTGTGAGGGGAAGCTGGTGAAGATCTGTGACTTTGGCCTGGCAAGGGACATCATGAGGGATTCCAACTACATCTCCAAAGGCAGT acCTTCTTGCCCCTTAAGTGGATGGCTCCAGAGAGCATCTTCAACAACCTCTACACTACCCTGAGTGATGTTTGGTCCTTTGGGATTCTCCTTTGGGAGATATTCACTCTAG GAGGGACTCCATACCCTGAGCTGCCCATGAATGAACAGTTCTACAATGCCATCAAACGTGGCTATCGGATGTCCAAACCCACCCATGCCTCTGATGAAAT CTATGATATCATGCAGAAATGCTGGGAGGAGAAGTTTGAGATCAGACCATCCTTCTCACAGCTGGTGGTGCTCATGGGAAACCTCTTGGTGGACTGCTACAGAAAG AGGTACCAGCAGGTGGATGAAGAGTTCATGAAGAGTGACCACCCCGCTGTTGTCCGCACAAGACCCACAATCCCTGGGCTGAACAACGCCAGGCTcaaccccagctccccccccagcagcatcctctaCACAGCCGTGCACCAGAACGGGGGCGAGAATGATTATATCATCCCTCTTCCTGACCCCAAACCTGAGGCAATCTGTGATCTCCCTCAGGAGGCCTCCATCAGCCGGGCCAG CTCTACACTGAATGAGGCCAACACATCATCTACAATATCCTGTGACAGCCCCTTGGGCCTTCGCCAGGATGAGGAGCAGGAATCTGACCCAcagctgggctgccaggagctgaCCACAGGGCACCAAGAGGTGGAGGAAAGTTTCCTGTAG